From the Oceanivirga salmonicida genome, the window TCTTCTTTTTCTAAACCTTTTAAAAATTCTTTTGAAATATATTTCTTATCAACTACAACTTCATAATTATGTTCTTCAAACCATTTATCTGACATTGAGAATATTCCTTTTTTACCACATTCTTCTCCCCAACTATTTTCAACCTTCCAATTTATTGGATTTCCATCTTTATCTAAATCAACACCTACAAAAGTCATGGCATGAGTTAAATTAGAAGCAGAAGTTAATAATCTATCTTTTTTTGAAAATTCTCCTAAACTAGTTAATGTTTTATCATAATCAAATAATTCAGTATCCATAATTCCTAACTTTCTATCTGAATCTTTACCTACATCACAACCAAACCACACTGGTACACCATCTTTAAGTGATTTAATAGTTGCTTTTTTTAATTCTTCCATAGTTACATTTAAATAAGAACTTGCCCCATATTCTAATACTGAACATGTATAAGGTACTCTATATACTCTACCTTTTTCATATTCTTCTCTTGGATCATCTACTATTTGTATTTTATCTTCTAAATTTATACCAACATATTTAGATAAAAATTTATTTGCTTTCATTCCTGTAATTTTATTATATTTCTTATCTTTATCTCTATATTCAAAATCAATAGTCTTAGGTGGTTTTCCTAACGCTTTAACGCAAATATTATATACTTCGTATAATGCATTCTCTCTAATTTTTTCAATTTCTTTATTTGATTTAGCATTTCTTATTGCGACAGCCGCTCTTTTTAATCTTAATTCTAACATTTCATTAAATACTGTTGTATTAGATGAATGATAAGTTTCTGGCATACATTTTTTAGGAACTAATCCATATTTCTGAACTAAACCTGAAAAGAAATTCCAATATCCTCCATCTTCTGTTGGATTATGAATAATATGAGTTACCAATCTATCCATTATATCTAAATCTTTTGTTTCAATTACATATTGCAGATATGTATTAGCTTTTTCTATTTTATCATAAAATTGAATATATGCTTGTGAAAATTCAAAACTTTCTAGTTTTAATTTTTTCATAGTTATTACTCTTAATACATTCATTCCAGAGAACATCCAGCATCTACCACTTCTTTTTTGATTTGTTATTTCTCCTCTTTCAGTTTCATCTGAAAACACAAAATTATGCTTTCTTATTACTTCTTGCTTAATACTAGAACTATCAATTCCTACATTTGAAATTGC encodes:
- a CDS encoding aminopeptidase C, with the translated sequence MIEEKLLKKFEKRYNEDEKNSVIENAISNVGIDSSSIKQEVIRKHNFVFSDETERGEITNQKRSGRCWMFSGMNVLRVITMKKLKLESFEFSQAYIQFYDKIEKANTYLQYVIETKDLDIMDRLVTHIIHNPTEDGGYWNFFSGLVQKYGLVPKKCMPETYHSSNTTVFNEMLELRLKRAAVAIRNAKSNKEIEKIRENALYEVYNICVKALGKPPKTIDFEYRDKDKKYNKITGMKANKFLSKYVGINLEDKIQIVDDPREEYEKGRVYRVPYTCSVLEYGASSYLNVTMEELKKATIKSLKDGVPVWFGCDVGKDSDRKLGIMDTELFDYDKTLTSLGEFSKKDRLLTSASNLTHAMTFVGVDLDKDGNPINWKVENSWGEECGKKGIFSMSDKWFEEHNYEVVVDKKYISKEFLKGLEKEEIELEYYNYYLG